AACTTGAATAAAATCCTGAATGAAGGTTTTACAAGGATACATATTGTACACACAAAGAAccatcaatccatcaagttaAAAGAATGTGTTTGGATGCATTACCAAGTTCAACAACCATGCAATTTCATCAAGTGCGGAGATGATAATTGCAGATGAACCAGCCTTAACAAGTTCTGACCTCAGAGATGACAATTTTGACGCAACATCTAAACCAGCATACTTTAGGTCATGCACTCTAACCGGCTTATTTGGAGGCTCAGGCCTAAATTCTTTCCATATTTCATCCACAAGATTTGAATTGTACAAATACACTAGCTCATGGTTTTTCTTAGAGATGACCTGCTTAAGTTCTTCAGCAGCATCCGAAGTAAAAAGAAACTGCCTCCTTAACAAAACATAACATAACGCCCTATCAGGCacgataaaaatttaaaagcatTGCAATAACACAAGGAAAAAGGGAAAAATATGGTTTCAATTGGTTTAGAACTTTAGATTAGAAGTATAAACAACATATTTTAACATAATGCTTAGGATTGAGATTACCAATTACGAAAGATAACCTACTTAGGTCATGTTTGTACAAACAactaattaacataaaagttcttatgtataagttatatCTATATTAtctataacataaaataaagtcaaactatttttatataagTTAAGTTGTTTTCGTAAGTTATCCTAAAcaacttatggaaataagctgaaaaccatttatggacatgtcataagctatttCCACAAGCTCTCCCAAACAGCCTCACAAGtacttatgtcagtagataagttcaaataagtccaTCTAAACACATCCTAATCGCgaaaatgaaacaaataaaatatagaaaataatacTATTTAAGGTGCAATGCAACATTAGTAATTACTAACAGGATCAATTCCAACTCTGGCACCTGGAGCCAAAACCTGATTGAGCCATTCACTAGTAGTAGGTACTCCTGGATTTCCGGCACGCATGAGAATCCAACTGGAATTCAGTTGCTTCTCTGCCTACAATCAATGATAAAtattacaacaacaacaacaaaatcacaATATGCAGAGTGTAGAATTGAAAAGAGTTTGGAAAACCTGAAGAAAATAGCGACCATCAGTCCAAAGAGCAGCTTTATCATTGGTAACAATAGCAGTTCCAGCACTGCCAGTAAAACCAGATATGTATTCTCTTCTACCGTAACATTCAGCAATGAACTCGCTCTAATAAAACATGAAGAGTTTAATTCTCTTAGTGTTTGGAGGAGGTGAAGGAAGTAAAAAGTGAGGTGTTAAAAAGGAACGAATGAAATTGTTTACCTGATGAGCGTCTTGAGAAGGGATGATGTAAGCGTCGATGGAGACGTCGGGTTTGGAGAAGAGACGGCGGAGGGAGGTGAGTTTGGGGTCGGAATTAGTGGGAGGGTTTTTACGGAAATTGGAAGATGGTTTTGCTGAGATTGAACTGGAAGTGCAAGTACGGATGGAGAAGAAATGAGGtttatgattatgatgagatGATTTGAATttgtagaagaagaagaatggaTTGAGAGTGAGGAAAGAGGAAGGGTGGATTGAGAGGGAGAGTTTCGTTACAGTTGCAGGTGATGCCAGCGACCTCATATTCATTGAttgatgatggtggtggtggaatACGGGTAAGGGAATCAATACAAGGCGCACACACAACAAATACCAGTCCGTTTAGTGGTCCTTGACACCGAATTTAGAAGGGAGAACCACGATTCGATCCCGTAACTGCTATTGAGAGGGGTTAGAATGTCTGAACTGACATCCGAATtggattaaaaacaaaaaaaattaacatttttttacatCATTTTATAGATATGGAACATTTTATTAAACAGTATAAATTCAATCATTTAACTTATTTCACATTATGGAACACTGCAAATTCAATCTATTTGTCGTAAGCTAAAATTTAACTTATTATTTATCTGCTATTTTTTTACCGCCAATGTAATATAACAGTTacttattaaaaacaaatttattttagacagattcaaaattcaaaacccgATAAGTGAAGGAGAAAATCGGAAGCAAAAGATAAGATGGGTTCAGTGGCGGTGGTGCCAATGTTGTTCGCCGACAGCTGCCGTAGCATCGCCGTTACAGATGCGGCAAGTGCGTTTCCCATATCAGTTAACAAACACCTCAACAAGCACGCATTTGGTTGGTGCTGTCGAAGTTCAAACAACACTAACGCCAGTGAAACTATATCCTCAACAACCGTTGCCGGAAAATTAACCGCCACCTCTTCTTCCAATAGGTACTATCTTCACTTacactttttttgttttcataataATTGATACTGATTCTTGCTTTTTCTTCAAGTTACCCAAAGTATGATCGATTGCTTCCATGTCCTGCACATAAATCACCACCAAGAATTGAACACTTAGTTGTTTCAGAAGGAGGACCTGTTTTAGAATACATTTGCAAAGTTTTGGATCTTCCTCATTTGTAAGTGCCAAATTCTTTTTATCACTGTTGAACCCAAACACACCGAGGCTCTGTTTCGGAAGGCCGtatagcttttagcttataagctaagctaaaagctctgtttggtaacaatttataaaaaagagcttataacttattttactagcttatagcttatttttcaaacgctatttcaagtagattatagcttatcattcgttcttccaattttatattaattaaacatatcttttttatgtcatttcatacttataagctagttcaaccgctaattttaccaaacactacaaattcaatcagctagcttattcaCTATAAgttaaaagctagcttataagctatccgctataagctagcttatcaactatcggctatttttttaccaaacagaggctaaattttattttgtgaagGTTTGTTGCAGATTTGATTCAATTTGGAGCTGTGTATTTCGCTCTTGTTTCTCCGGAGCCTCCTTCTACTGCTACTGCAGAGCAAATTAGAATTTTCAAAGAAGTAACCAAACCATTGGTTCTTCAAGAAAGAGATTCTATCAAAGGAAAAACTTTAAGAGAAGCTCAGAAAACTTTTCGTGTAACTGATGTGAATCAGGTTGTTGAACCAGGAACTTATTTGCGAGTTCACGTGCACCCTAAGCGTTTTCCTAGGTAAATTAGAATGTTCGTTGGAAATTGGAATGTTATTATAGAGTCATGATATGATAATGTTTGACATTTTAAATCTAATTATTAGGTGCTATGAGATTGACTGGAGATCAAGGATCATAGCTGTGGAGGAATCATATGTAGTTTTGGATAAACCTGCCGGTACTTCAGTATGTAATCAATCCTACTTTATGAACTCCGTAAAGTTATTAATCCCAATATACGATTCTTATAGAATTGTTAGTAAATATTGGATTGCAGACAACATTGTTAAGTCCTGTCATTTTCGTATCCAATGGCAATTTGTACATCAAGTGAATCAAAACTGTTATCTGAAAGGTTGTTGTTGTGTCCAACATTTGTTTCAGTCTATACCGAGTAGGTGAGATTTATGTGTAATCTGATTCCTCATGCCAGATTCCTCCATCTTTTGATAGGCGTCGAGGTCCATCAATTTGAAGTCCGTGTCAAGCAATAATGGTTTTGTAAAACACTGTTGAGTAAAGATATAGAAATCTCATGAATGGTTGTTTGTAGGCTTGATGCTTAGTAGGTGGAGTTTTTGAGAAGTGTCTATGAAGTATGCTCACTAGTTTTGGACGAGACATGGCGTTGGATTTCTAACTCGGAGCATcaagaatttaatattttgtatgGCTTGTGTTGAAATTTACTGATATGATATGTCTACATTATTAATTAGTTGATTGCCTAAAGTTTTTGTGCATGTATTCTTTTCTTAATTTGGTTAGGTAGGTGAAACTATCGGCAACATTGAAGAAAGTTGTGTAACCTTTGCAACCCGTGCCTTGGGATTGACAACCCCTTTGATGACTACCCATCAAATTGATAACTGTACAGAAGGCTGGTAATATGTTTATGTTAAAATAAATGTGTTGTGTGTCATTCTGGCTGTGATAGATAATGTAATAGACTTTTATTTAAGTGCAGCGTAGTATTGGCTAGGAATAAAGAGTATTGCTCCATCTTTCATTGCAAAATCCGGGTAACTCTGATGTCTACTTATAAAACCACACTCACACACGCCATGAGCTTTTTGTTCTTTGTTGTGAGATGGGGCTTTATTCTTTAAAAGATTTCATTTCGCTCCAAGTGAAtgtgcaaattaattttttattatattatgttcaTATGTTATTGAACACTCAAGCCCTATGCGATGACATATCCCAACAAATAAAGAAGGTAAAGCATCACATAGGGCTCTAAATCCAAGTACAAAATATTTGCAGAAACTACTTCAAACTTGTTCTTCAACTTACTTTGATTGATGTCATaatatttattcttttcaaGTGACTGTTCAACTCAACTTTATCTGATATTATGTTGTCATTTGTTATTGAacacttaattattattttcaggAGAAAAAGGTGAAGAAGATCTATCTTGCTCTTGCAGCTTCTCCTTTACCAATTGGAATCATTAAGCACTATATGCGTCCTGTAAACGTGGCTCCTCGACTTCTTTCTGAAGGTAACTACACAAATTGGAATGCTTAGCAAAGATCTTGAAATGAAATAATGAAGTAGTAAATAAGTGTAATTTTGATGCTTATGTATTATAAGCAACTTCTAGGAAGAAGCCAACTCCATGCCTCATCAAATATTATGGATTATATATGTAGTGAGTGTTGCCTTGCATCCAGAGTTGGGCTTTGGCACAATCCTTTTCTTTCCCTTAGTCAGAATTCTGTTAAAGACAGCTGTCATTATATTATAGTTAGTTGTATCTAGCTATTCTACAAAAATACACCAATGTGTACTGCAACAACATGATGTGTCAGTGGGCAAAGGCACTTCCAGATTTTAAAATGTTTGTTTACTCTGCAGAGTTGGTAAAAAGGTTTCCAGATAAGTGTCTTGTATTGTCGATTCAACCTCGTAAATTTATTGAATGCAGATTTTATCAAGGGATGGCATATTTGTCAACTTGAGGTCATGGAATGCAGAAAGATTCCCTGGCCGACTATTGTTGTTCAAGATGAATATTGTATTGAAGACTGTGGATGGCCCTTTCAAGATTACGCGTACGAGTGTAAAATCAACCTTCTCACTGGTCGAACTCATCAGGTCTGTTAGCTGTCCTTTTATGTATTGTTTGTACTTTTCTTATGTTGATTTTTAACACATTACAATGAATATGAATGttcaattcaaaaaataatgaaaacataTTTGATTGATGATTCTTATCCTCGGGTGAACTGAAAAGTTATTTATTGCCTACTTTTTCTGTGTTTTCATGTCACATGCCTTCATGAGCTGTAGTCTGTTTGCCAACTGATTTTGCTAGTGAAGCAATCAGTAGACAAACTCTATTGTTCTAGCAATTGTTGGATCTAACATTAGGCGATATTTGTGTTAACTGTCAAGTACTgcttcaattttaaaatatctcCCCCTCCATTTGTTTTTTGGAAGAGTATATCTTCTATGCTACATAATGGAGTCACTTTTATATAGGCTCAAGacaataaatacaaaattaaatataggaGATAGTACTAGGCCTATTTTCATGATATGCCTATACAATAATACAATTTCAAAGGCTAAATTTATAATGAATGAACAAAGAAAATTTCCgtatttcttttatttggttATCTTTTAGGAAGACAGAACTAGGTTTTTATTGATATAGTGACTTTAATTTTACTTCAGATTCGAGCTCAATTTGCTGCTTGTAAGGCACCGATAATTGGCGATTCTATGTATATGGCTGCTACAATTGCAGAGATGATTAATCCTGGACTTAATCCATTTGGAAAATATAAGAAAGATTTTGACTGTGAGAGTGAAAAAGAAACGGCCATGATAAATTGGATTGCACAACATGGAAAAGAGCCTAGTGTTGCAATTGGCCTTCAAGCTTGTCAAATTTCATGGGATGATGATGAACACTTTTACAGAGCGGGTTCACCTTGGTGGAGGTGTTAAAATGCTGGAAATGTGTTTGAGTTGCGGATATGACTCAACTCTGAAGTCATTATGTTTTAGTATTGACTCAGTTTTGAGTGAGTATCACTCATTCAAATCGAAAACATCCTGATTCAGTGTTGCAACTGATTTGTATACCTGAAAAATGAAGAGATTTTTTTACATGCAGATATTCAATAAGAGGAAGCGTTCTCATGTATCATTCTATGTTTGGTTTCTCCATTTTACAGCAAGAGTGCAAATTTCCCTAAGATGGTAGAGGAATGCAATGAGGTTGTGCGAGTTTGAAAAGATAAACCCAAATAAAAGGGAAAAAAGAGGAGCTTCATGGAGGGATTGGTACATGCTGTCACATACCGGCGAGCCTTGATCATCCTTTTCTATTTTAATCAACTCTAAAATCTAAATAGGTAGGCTAGAGGATAGATTATTCTCTGTCAAGGCCTCTTTCTGAAAATGTACATTTACTTGGATATTGAAGAATCGAGAAAATGTCACAATATTGGAAACTTGGCTAATTAGAATGTTCTGTTCCGTACTGCATTTTGGCATATAAGTTTTTTGTTTATGCTTGTAACTTAATCGTTTCTACTAACTTGCAAATCGAAAATGGTGGAATCCAAATCTAATGGAAATATCCATATAACTTTGATTCATTTGAAATGAGAGGTACTCTAGAGAGTAAATTattgtaaaatttcaaattcaaactaaacTCTTGAATCGTACTTTCAATCTTATATGAATGATTCTTGACAAATCATATCCTATAATGGTTGTGCATAAAAATATCGATTAAAAAAGTTGTAAGAAAGAATTGTGTCAAAAAGAGGTTGCAAGAAAGAACCGATATTAGTCCTGCCGGCAGAAGAAAAGAGTCTCggaagattataaaaaaatctcGAGGGTTTGAgtgaaattgttttttcttttttttttttttttgggaagcATTGAGTGAAATTGTTGGACGAATGTTTTATTgtgtatttttaactaaaaagtctctcaaaatttATCTATCAAAATatgtagacttttgaataccaataatttttttttgaagtggcaagaaatctcaattgaataccaacataTTTTGTtgcgtgaaaaaaaaaacttgtcttaattgaatatcaCAAGATTTATTTGACttttataaaagtcttgattgaatatcACACGactttttatcataaaaaattcttttaaatcacaatccaatacaccctcctaaAAGACTTTTTAGGATCAAGATTCTTAATTCAAGAATTTGTGAGATTTTATAACACATGTTTTTGAGATTTCAAATTACtttatagatttttaaaatttaaataccTTAATAAATTCGATACAAActtcttctaaaaaaaataatgaatgaatatGAATCATTTCTTAAAAAAGTCAACGaattaatataaacaaataaaatcaataaatcaattttaaacaaaaaaaatataataatcataaaaaGGAATGACTCATTAACAACGTTTTATAAGAAAGTGTAAAAATTCTACAACTTTTTGAAGGAATGACTCATTAACCTTGTAAAAAGACAAATAAACGTTGTGAAAAATTTAACAGTTgatgaaaagaaaattaactatgaatcataaaaaaaaagttgtgaaATTAAATTGTTGgtaaaacaaagttattttaaattaatgtcAACTCCGGATGAACACACATCTACGGATAACCTCTGTTGATTATGCTGGAGGGGTCACATAATGTGTTGAATGATTGGATGACACAATTGAAGGACATAATTATCTAGTTGATCAATTCACTTCATTTGGAGGTAAGACTAAAATTTATCGGGAAAAATCAGATGATATTACTGAGATGACAACTTTGATGTTTGAAAGACATTTGCTAGATGCATAGGAATCACCAAGGTGTTTCTACTAGTGGTAGAAGATTTGAAGAATCATGTTATTCGATAAAACATAATTGTTCAAAGTTtcaatgtatttttttcttaacaGAGTTTTAATGTATTTACAAACAAACATTTTGTGCAcgtttttcatttgattttagGAAAATGATTATGGGTTTGCTTGGGGTTTTGTGCTTCATTCTTACTAATGAGATTTCCTTTTGTTATGATCTTACAAATAGCCCTACTTTGTGATTGTgtagttttaacttttaaatgaGCATTGGTTAATTGTACTTATCAATAGACAATGTCAACCCGTGTGTTTGAAATTGTCAACCGAAAAGAGATTAGTGTCCATCCAACATGAGATGGATTGGTTCCAATGAAGCAGATGCATAATATGAGCGTTAAAtagaatatttgtttgatatgGCGATAGATCAATACGACATATATTCAATATGTCTATACGTCATTCCTTGAAAAATACATTATATCAGTATAAGTTTGACATTTGATTGTCTTTTGACTATGATTTATTATTGTTGCAGGATGTTGTTTACGATAAGCTTATATTTCTTTAAGTATCCATCAGATATTGATATTTACCAGATCCCTTCTCATGATATCCATTTTAAATTTTCCAACACCTCCATCTCCCCAGTTTGTGCCGTGGCTGTTTTCAACCAGCCAATACTCCACTTTTTTCCCGCGGACATACTTAAATGCATATCCTATAACTAGTAAAGCATGTCTATCTACTGGATTGATTTTATCGACATGTCGAAACTGTTCATTGCTGGCGGGCCCAGTGTATATTCCTTTctacaattaaattaaacattAGTCATTCAAGCAaattattgatattgatatttaCTGTTGCTTAGGTTGTGATAGTGTCTTCTTCGCATCTTTGATCATAGTATGCCTAAAGCGACACCTTGGAAAATATCGGCATTGAATGCCGATAAAAAAACTGCGACACATACTGGTTCATAGATGTGGGTCTAAAGCCAATTGTCGATTATCGTGAGGTCAGTACAAATATTTGCACTTACGGGTATAAGAACCTGTTTGTAGCCACTTGACAAACATCGTGCCTATAAAGGCAAGTAGGGCCAAAGTAACACTGAACAACATATAAAATGTTCCAGCAAGGTTTGTCGTATACCCATTGTACACTAGGTTGTCCCTCTTGCCCTCTTGGATTTCCCTGGCAATAGACAAATGATTTATAAATTGTTCATAAATGTCTGGTTATATAGTGTTTGTGCGTAGGTTAAATGTGTGTTCATCCGGAGTTGAGAAGATATGTTTGCACATTACTTTGATGTTTGAGGCATTTTGTAAAACAGTTAAATAAATGCTCTCCGTCTTGCTGATTGTCGTCATGTTGCTGATCGCAATGATACTGGTATACAATTATACATAGTAGAATGTCCACAATATTTCTAGTGGTAGTAGATTTCCATGATGGTGTTGAGATGGAGGAAGGCATTGTTTATGCTAGATGTATATGAATGACCAGGGTGTTCTACTAGTGGTAGAAGATTCGAAGAATCCtagtttcaatgtaattttattttttttaacaaagtttCAATGTATTGTCATTCAAACATTTATGTTCATGGCTTTTGTTTTATTTAGGGAAATGATTATGGGTTTGCTTGGGGTTTTGTGCTTCATTCTTACTAATGAGATTTCCCTTTGTTATAATCTTACAAATAGCCCTATTTTATGATTGtgtaattttaacttttaaacgAGCAAACATTGATTAATCGTACTTGTCAGTAGATATTGTTAACCTGTGTGTTTGAAATTGTCAAACCGAAAAGAGAATAGTGCCCTCCAACATAAGATGGATTGGTTCCAATGAAGCACATATATAATATGAGTATTGGATACGATATTTGTTTGATAGGGCAATGGATCAATATGATTTGTATTCGATATGGCTATACGTTATTCCTTGAAAAATACATGATATCAACCATTGAATTAAAATTAGTGAAAAACCAATATGCATcgataatataaaattttatactATCAACCAATAATAATCGTGTATTCCTTCATGTCACTTCATTTTaccgctttttttttttaatatgacataaaagtttgaattatttttattaaactgATGGTGCGTGTCTTTCAAACTCTTAAACTTATAATGGATCAAAGTATAAATAGTACTATATCCAacgaaaatgaaaaaatgtataaaatGTCATCTAACCATTCAAGATGAAAATACACAtaatatcaaattcaaaatccAACACCTAAGGAAGAATATATCCAACAACAAAAATGGCCATTCATGAAAAACACAAGGGCTACCCTGCTTCAAGGCTATAAGCCCAACTCCAAGAAACACACTTTATAGCTTATACACTACCTCCTCTGTAGTAAGAGTGTTTTGATAATAGTTTATTATAatagtttataagcttgtttcataaGGTTataggtgtttggtaacaaacttattttactagcttctAACATTTTAccttttattccaattttaacttgcttattttaatttctttattttttttaataaaaaaactatctACTCACAAAAATAACTACTCATTCACATAAAATAACCATGTacttttgaaattcaaatcaGTCCCTAAATTTTACAACTTAAAAGCAAAATGCACCTTGACATTTTCAAATCATAGACGAATTGCTCCCCCAACTTAAATGCATTTAATAAATGAATTAGCAGGATTACACATGGAGTGGATAATGAATCTCCATGTAGTGGttctaaaaaaatcatttggactCATTGTCCAAAATTAAGGTGGTTGTTGCAAATGCAAATGatcctaaaaaaaatacaacgtATCCATTTTCCTTTACTCGTCTTTTGATCATATCTAACATGTGAATataagttgttgttgttgatgctGCACAATTTTCCGTTTTACAAagcttcatttttatttttatgaaaacatGTTTCAACACATATATGAGTTGTAGAATTCAATGATCGATTTGAATATTTTACAAGGTTGTTTGTTAAGATTGTCCGACAATCTTTCTACCTCTCTAACTTTCTCCCTCTTtaactctctttctctctccctccgtccacctctctctctctctctccctctctacAAATTTTAAAGAATTATCCCTTCGATTTTGCAATTTTAATCGATTACTCCTATGTGACATGGAGTCACATTGACAGATATCACATATGCAGTAAATGTCTATTTCATTATCACTGACGGAGTAAACGAATGTATGAATAATTTGACAGATGGAACACAATTTCATAAAAGAATTtgatgtttcaatttttttttaaatatttgatgatttttgcAATTTCAAATGGTATTTAACttgtgtaaaagaaaaaaagaatgtaGTACTTTCTTCGGTCCTATACATAAGAAAacatttgttttttagattcattgtaaataTGTGTTTGGTACGCATGAAAGAGCGAAGAGAGAAACAGAGACGAAAGAATAAGGGAAGAAAGACTGTCTTTCTCTTGATTAGCACAAAAAGAGAAATAGGGGCGATTGATTAAAAGTGTATGTGAAGAAAGATGGAAGAGAAGCATTTTTTTCTGCTATTCCTAATATGCCCTTGTCTCTATACTACTTGAAACACTCAGCATCCATCTCAATAAAATCTCAAATGTTCTTGGTATTTTGGTAAATCTGTGTGGTGGATGAAGAAAAGGTAATAGTCACACTTGCTATGCTCATGGCGGATtgataaagatttttttattattattattaaaataaaactttacatactaaaaaaaaattggctaacctgatttttgttttaaatttattttttatggataTATACACGGAGTGGAGAAAACTGGACAACTAATTCAAATAATGCTTTGATGAGTTT
This genomic interval from Trifolium pratense cultivar HEN17-A07 linkage group LG6, ARS_RC_1.1, whole genome shotgun sequence contains the following:
- the LOC123890908 gene encoding RNA pseudouridine synthase 6, chloroplastic, whose protein sequence is MGSVAVVPMLFADSCRSIAVTDAASAFPISVNKHLNKHAFGWCCRSSNNTNASETISSTTVAGKLTATSSSNSYPKYDRLLPCPAHKSPPRIEHLVVSEGGPVLEYICKVLDLPHLFVADLIQFGAVYFALVSPEPPSTATAEQIRIFKEVTKPLVLQERDSIKGKTLREAQKTFRVTDVNQVVEPGTYLRVHVHPKRFPRCYEIDWRSRIIAVEESYVVLDKPAGTSVGETIGNIEESCVTFATRALGLTTPLMTTHQIDNCTEGCVVLARNKEYCSIFHCKIREKKVKKIYLALAASPLPIGIIKHYMRPVNVAPRLLSEDFIKGWHICQLEVMECRKIPWPTIVVQDEYCIEDCGWPFQDYAYECKINLLTGRTHQIRAQFAACKAPIIGDSMYMAATIAEMINPGLNPFGKYKKDFDCESEKETAMINWIAQHGKEPSVAIGLQACQISWDDDEHFYRAGSPWWRC